In the genome of Kitasatospora cathayae, one region contains:
- a CDS encoding RecQ family ATP-dependent DNA helicase → MKQPDIHTTATADRAEVRARAEAVLRELAGPSAGLREDQWTAIEALVVDHRRALVVQRTGWGKSAVYFIATALLRASGAGPTVIVSPLLALMRNQVESAARAGIHARTINSANTEEWEEIQAEVAAGKVDVLLVSPERLNNPDFRDQVLPKLAASTGLLVVDEAHCISDWGHDFRPDYRRLRTMLADLPPGVPVLATTATANARVTADVAEQLGTGTTDEHALVLRGPLDRESLTLGVLALPDPAHRLAWLADHLDRLPGSGIVYTLTVAAAEEVTAFLRERGFPVASYSGRTEDAERRTAEADLLANRVKALVATSALGMGFDKPDLGFVVHLGSPSSPIAYYQQVGRAGRGVDRAEVLLLPGREDEAIWRYFASLAFPPEEQVRRTIDALAEAGRPLSTAALEPRVDLRRARLETMLKVLDVDGAVRRVKGGWTATGQSWEYDTARYAKVAASREAEQRAMRDYAAATGCRMEFLRRQLDDEQAAPCGRCDNCAGPLHTPEVSDATLAAARAALGRPGVSFEPRRLWPTGMDALGVPLKGRIPAGEQAETGRALGRLSDIGWGNRLRTLLAEQAPDVPVPGEAVDALVAVLADWARGPGGWAGPATAEGVRLERPVGVVTMASAIRPQLVGSLGARIAEIGRLPLLGRIEYAGGRPPHGARSNSAQRLHSLAGALVLPPELEQAVAAAGGPVLLVDDLVDSGWTVTVAARLLRRAGAGAVLPLVLAVQG, encoded by the coding sequence ATGAAGCAGCCCGACATCCACACCACCGCCACCGCCGACCGCGCCGAGGTCCGGGCGCGGGCCGAGGCCGTCCTGCGCGAGCTGGCCGGCCCCTCCGCCGGCCTGCGCGAGGACCAGTGGACGGCCATCGAGGCCCTCGTGGTCGACCACCGCCGCGCACTGGTCGTCCAGCGCACCGGCTGGGGGAAGTCCGCGGTCTACTTCATCGCCACCGCCCTGCTCCGCGCCAGCGGTGCCGGGCCGACGGTGATCGTCTCGCCCCTGCTCGCCCTGATGCGCAACCAGGTCGAGTCGGCGGCCCGGGCCGGCATCCACGCCCGCACCATCAACTCGGCCAACACCGAGGAGTGGGAGGAGATCCAGGCCGAGGTCGCCGCCGGAAAGGTCGACGTCCTGCTGGTCAGCCCCGAGCGGCTGAACAACCCGGACTTCCGCGACCAGGTGCTGCCGAAGCTCGCCGCGTCCACCGGACTGCTGGTGGTCGACGAGGCCCACTGCATCTCCGACTGGGGCCATGACTTCCGGCCCGACTACCGCCGGCTGCGCACCATGCTCGCCGACCTGCCGCCCGGCGTCCCGGTGCTCGCCACCACCGCCACCGCCAACGCCCGAGTCACCGCGGACGTCGCCGAACAGCTCGGCACCGGCACCACCGACGAGCACGCCCTGGTGCTGCGCGGTCCGCTCGACCGGGAGAGCCTCACCCTGGGCGTGCTCGCCCTGCCCGATCCGGCGCACCGGCTCGCCTGGCTGGCCGATCACCTCGACCGGCTCCCCGGCTCGGGCATCGTCTACACCCTGACGGTGGCCGCCGCCGAGGAGGTGACCGCCTTCCTGCGCGAGCGCGGCTTCCCGGTGGCCTCCTACTCCGGCCGCACCGAGGACGCCGAGCGCCGCACCGCCGAGGCCGACCTGCTGGCCAACCGGGTCAAGGCGCTGGTCGCCACCTCCGCGCTCGGCATGGGCTTCGACAAGCCCGACCTCGGATTCGTCGTCCACCTGGGCTCGCCGAGTTCGCCGATCGCCTACTACCAGCAGGTCGGCCGGGCCGGGCGCGGTGTGGACCGCGCCGAGGTGCTGCTGCTGCCCGGGCGCGAGGACGAGGCGATCTGGCGCTACTTCGCCTCGCTCGCCTTCCCGCCGGAGGAGCAGGTGCGCCGCACCATCGACGCGCTCGCCGAGGCCGGCCGCCCGCTCTCCACCGCCGCCCTGGAGCCCAGGGTGGACCTGCGCCGCGCCCGGTTGGAGACCATGCTCAAGGTGCTGGACGTGGACGGCGCCGTCCGCCGGGTCAAGGGCGGCTGGACGGCCACCGGGCAGAGCTGGGAGTACGACACCGCCCGCTACGCCAAGGTCGCCGCCTCCCGGGAGGCGGAGCAGCGGGCGATGCGCGACTACGCCGCGGCCACCGGCTGCCGGATGGAGTTCCTGCGCCGTCAGCTGGACGACGAGCAGGCCGCGCCGTGCGGGCGGTGCGACAACTGCGCGGGGCCGCTGCACACCCCGGAGGTCTCCGACGCGACGCTGGCCGCGGCCCGGGCCGCGCTCGGCCGCCCTGGCGTGAGCTTCGAGCCGCGCCGGCTCTGGCCCACCGGGATGGACGCGCTCGGGGTGCCGCTGAAGGGCCGGATCCCGGCGGGCGAGCAGGCGGAGACCGGCCGGGCGCTCGGCCGGCTGTCCGACATCGGCTGGGGCAACCGGCTGCGCACCCTGCTCGCCGAGCAGGCGCCGGACGTGCCGGTGCCCGGCGAGGCGGTGGACGCGCTGGTGGCGGTGCTGGCCGACTGGGCGCGCGGCCCCGGCGGTTGGGCCGGGCCCGCGACGGCGGAGGGCGTCCGGCTGGAGCGGCCGGTCGGCGTGGTGACCATGGCCTCCGCGATCCGCCCCCAGCTGGTCGGCAGCCTCGGCGCTCGGATCGCCGAGATCGGGCGGCTGCCGCTGCTCGGCCGGATCGAGTACGCCGGTGGGCGGCCCCCGCACGGGGCCCGCAGCAACAGTGCCCAGCGGCTGCACTCGCTGGCCGGGGCCCTGGTCCTGCCGCCGGAGCTGGAGCAGGCGGTGGCTGCCGCCGGCGGACCGGTGCTGCTGGTGGACGACCTCGTGGACTCGGGGTGGACGGTCACCGTGGCCGCCCGGCTGCTGCGCCGGGCGGGAGCCGGCGCGGTGCTGCCGCTGGTGCTGGCCGTGCAGGGGTGA
- a CDS encoding amylo-alpha-1,6-glucosidase produces the protein MRPLQAMPAESVVGAPRPVSRTDQGPASGPAGAPAGPGRPMAPPRPQPPAAHHALLCVNAPAMAASGPDGQLRGHGLHGFYRNGVRVLARMELRLGGMEPLPLQGTLTSAAQARFLGAVRVPGDLDPDPALTVERLRHADGVETVTVRNTGARPARLPLEIALGTDLGPVAEIAAGHRPPDLPGQVQSAGLRWSGPVHSAVVSAKPSPHAVLAGAGVLRWDLEVQPGARWSVELRAELESAPGGPRPPGGRGTGVPLPWAEPEVRSDDPRAALLVDRSLDALGGLLFADPDRPTDLYPASGAPWRFGLAPADALWAARLTLPLGTRLAAGTLRALVRRQQLTPAPGRTEGLLPGALRHGGPELPPTCTATEATLLFVTVLAEAWRWGLPRAEVAELLPAAERALAALREGLVDGFVTDLSRPAEDRAAQPVAARAEVQAQAHRAALHGAELLEAFARPGAGEWRSWAAELRGRFRRQFWIDDLSGGRPAAGLAPGGQPLPAVASSLVHLLDTGLAADGGRHESLLDREQTRLFAQRLVAPELDSGWGLRTLSVKSPRFNPLGHRGGAVRIHETALAIAGLSEAGHENEAGTLLEGLLAASAHFEGRLPEMYAGEQRTPGCPPVPHPAACRPAAVSAAGAVHAVFALAGVRPDVPGGRVLVRPASTAPLGELELTGLRVAGEPFSVRVSRIGVAMVEEASTELQLVAH, from the coding sequence ATGAGGCCACTGCAGGCCATGCCGGCCGAGAGCGTGGTCGGCGCGCCCAGACCGGTCAGCCGTACCGATCAGGGGCCGGCGTCCGGGCCGGCGGGCGCCCCCGCCGGCCCCGGACGGCCCATGGCCCCGCCGCGCCCCCAGCCCCCGGCCGCCCACCACGCCCTGCTCTGCGTCAACGCCCCCGCGATGGCCGCCTCCGGCCCGGACGGCCAGCTGCGCGGCCACGGCCTGCACGGCTTCTACCGCAACGGCGTCCGGGTGCTGGCCCGGATGGAACTGCGGCTGGGCGGCATGGAGCCGCTACCGCTCCAGGGCACCCTGACCAGCGCCGCCCAGGCCCGCTTCCTCGGCGCCGTCCGCGTCCCTGGCGACCTCGACCCGGATCCGGCGCTCACGGTCGAGCGGCTGCGCCACGCGGACGGCGTGGAGACCGTCACCGTGCGCAACACCGGCGCCCGGCCGGCCCGGCTTCCACTGGAGATCGCCCTCGGCACCGACCTCGGCCCGGTCGCCGAGATCGCCGCCGGACACCGCCCGCCCGACCTGCCCGGCCAGGTGCAGTCCGCCGGGTTGCGCTGGTCCGGCCCGGTGCACAGTGCCGTGGTCAGCGCCAAGCCCTCCCCGCACGCCGTCCTGGCCGGAGCCGGGGTGCTCCGCTGGGACCTGGAGGTCCAGCCCGGCGCCCGTTGGTCGGTCGAACTGCGCGCCGAACTCGAGAGCGCTCCCGGCGGTCCGCGCCCGCCCGGCGGGCGCGGCACGGGCGTCCCGCTGCCCTGGGCCGAACCGGAGGTGCGCAGCGACGACCCGCGCGCCGCGCTGCTGGTCGACCGCTCCCTGGACGCCCTCGGCGGCCTGCTGTTCGCCGACCCGGATCGCCCGACCGACCTCTACCCGGCCTCCGGCGCGCCCTGGCGTTTCGGTCTCGCCCCGGCCGACGCGCTCTGGGCGGCCCGGCTGACCCTCCCGCTCGGCACCCGGCTCGCGGCCGGCACCCTGCGCGCGCTGGTCCGCCGCCAGCAGCTCACCCCCGCCCCGGGCCGCACCGAGGGCCTGCTGCCCGGCGCGCTGCGGCACGGCGGCCCCGAACTGCCGCCCACCTGCACGGCCACCGAGGCCACCCTGCTTTTCGTCACCGTGCTGGCCGAGGCCTGGCGTTGGGGCCTGCCCCGGGCGGAGGTCGCCGAGCTGCTCCCAGCCGCGGAACGAGCCCTGGCCGCGCTGCGCGAAGGCCTGGTCGACGGCTTCGTCACCGATCTGAGCCGTCCGGCGGAGGACCGGGCCGCCCAGCCGGTGGCCGCCCGCGCCGAGGTCCAGGCACAGGCCCACCGCGCCGCGCTGCACGGCGCCGAACTCCTGGAGGCCTTCGCCAGGCCGGGCGCCGGGGAATGGCGGAGTTGGGCCGCGGAGCTGCGCGGGCGCTTCCGCCGGCAGTTCTGGATCGACGACCTCTCGGGCGGCCGCCCCGCCGCCGGACTGGCCCCGGGCGGCCAGCCGCTGCCAGCCGTCGCCTCCTCCCTGGTGCACCTGCTCGACACCGGGCTCGCCGCCGACGGCGGCCGACACGAGAGCCTGCTGGATCGCGAACAGACCCGGTTGTTCGCCCAGCGCCTGGTCGCGCCCGAACTGGACAGCGGCTGGGGGCTGCGGACGCTCAGCGTCAAGTCCCCCCGCTTCAACCCCCTGGGCCACCGCGGCGGCGCGGTGCGGATCCACGAGACGGCGCTGGCGATCGCCGGACTCTCCGAGGCCGGCCACGAGAACGAGGCCGGCACCCTGCTGGAGGGCCTGCTCGCCGCCTCCGCCCACTTCGAGGGACGGCTGCCCGAGATGTACGCCGGGGAACAGCGCACCCCCGGCTGCCCACCGGTACCGCACCCCGCCGCCTGCCGCCCGGCGGCGGTCTCCGCGGCCGGAGCCGTTCACGCCGTGTTCGCGCTCGCCGGAGTCCGGCCCGACGTCCCGGGCGGCCGCGTCCTGGTCCGCCCGGCCAGCACCGCCCCGCTCGGCGAACTCGAACTGACCGGCCTGCGGGTGGCGGGCGAGCCCTTCTCGGTGCGGGTGAGCCGGATCGGGGTGGCGATGGTCGAGGAGGCCTCCACGGAGCTGCAACTGGTCGCCCACTGA
- a CDS encoding ribonuclease HII, with protein MPIVPPTHSVERSLRRAGAKVVVGLDEVGRGAWAGPVTVGAAVTGLRRAPEGLTDSKLLTELRREALAPVLADWVTAYALGHASPQECDDLGMTAALRLAAIRALEALPVVPDAVILDGKHDYLGGPWRVRTVIKGDQSCICVSAASVIAKVHRDGLMAELGEACPEYGFADNAGYPSPVHRAALEEFGPTGHHRLSWAYLDALPKWRHLKRGRDVVGADGGSADEQLTLGF; from the coding sequence ATGCCCATCGTCCCGCCGACGCACTCCGTCGAACGCTCGCTGCGCCGGGCGGGCGCCAAGGTCGTGGTCGGGCTGGACGAAGTGGGTCGCGGCGCCTGGGCCGGACCGGTCACCGTGGGTGCGGCCGTCACCGGCCTACGCCGGGCGCCGGAGGGGCTCACCGATTCCAAACTGCTCACCGAGCTGCGCCGCGAGGCCCTCGCGCCGGTGCTCGCCGACTGGGTCACCGCATACGCGCTCGGTCACGCCTCACCGCAGGAGTGCGACGACCTCGGCATGACGGCGGCGCTGCGGCTGGCCGCCATCCGCGCGCTGGAGGCGCTGCCGGTCGTGCCCGACGCGGTGATCCTGGACGGCAAGCACGACTACCTCGGCGGCCCCTGGCGGGTGCGCACGGTGATCAAGGGCGACCAGTCCTGCATCTGCGTCTCCGCAGCCTCGGTGATCGCCAAGGTCCACCGCGACGGACTGATGGCCGAACTGGGCGAGGCGTGCCCGGAGTACGGCTTCGCGGACAATGCCGGATATCCGTCCCCGGTGCACCGCGCCGCGCTGGAGGAGTTCGGCCCCACCGGGCACCACCGGCTCTCCTGGGCGTACTTGGACGCACTGCCGAAGTGGCGCCATCTGAAGCGCGGTCGGGACGTCGTGGGCGCTGACGGGGGATCCGCCGACGAACAGTTGACGCTCGGTTTCTGA
- a CDS encoding alpha/beta fold hydrolase, with translation MSTISRLPGIVTTDHVFRVPLDHASPEGEQIEVYAREVVASGRERDDLPWLLFLQGGPGGKAARPLGRDTWLERALDDYRVLLLDQRGTGRSTPATRQTLARRGGPQAQADYLANFRADSIVRDAELIRHRLLGADKRWSVLGQSFGGFCTLTYLSFAPEGLAEAFITGGLSGLGSSADDVYRAAYPRVVRKNEDHYARFPQDVEAVRRIVAHLADTPATLPDGGLLTVEAFQVLGLMLGGGNGSGALHYLLEEAWVEGPAGAELSDTFLAGVQAKLSFAEGPLYAVLHESIYGQRSVDQGGTDWSAERVRKEFPEFDARAALETGAPVLFTGEMIYPWMFDTDPALRPLKETADLLAARTDWPDLYDPARLAANTVPVVAAVYHDDMYVDTADSLETARAVRGLRTWITNEWEHDGLRVSGGKVLDRLIKMAHGEA, from the coding sequence ATGTCCACCATCAGCCGACTGCCCGGGATTGTCACGACCGACCACGTCTTTCGGGTCCCGCTCGACCACGCCTCCCCGGAGGGCGAGCAGATCGAGGTGTACGCCCGCGAGGTGGTGGCCTCCGGCCGCGAGCGGGACGACCTGCCCTGGCTGCTCTTCCTCCAGGGCGGGCCCGGCGGCAAGGCCGCCCGCCCGCTCGGCCGGGACACCTGGCTGGAGCGCGCCCTGGACGACTACCGAGTGCTGCTGCTCGACCAGCGCGGCACGGGGCGGTCCACGCCGGCGACCCGGCAGACCCTCGCCCGGCGCGGCGGCCCGCAGGCGCAGGCGGACTACCTGGCCAACTTCCGCGCGGACTCGATCGTTCGGGACGCCGAGCTGATCCGCCACCGGCTGCTCGGCGCCGACAAGCGCTGGAGTGTCCTGGGCCAGAGCTTCGGCGGCTTCTGCACCCTCACCTACCTCTCGTTCGCTCCCGAAGGCCTGGCCGAGGCCTTCATCACCGGCGGCCTCTCCGGCCTCGGCAGTTCGGCCGACGACGTCTACCGCGCCGCCTACCCGCGCGTCGTCCGCAAGAACGAGGACCACTACGCGCGCTTCCCGCAGGACGTCGAGGCCGTGCGGCGGATCGTCGCCCACCTCGCCGACACCCCCGCCACCCTGCCGGACGGCGGGCTGCTCACCGTCGAGGCCTTCCAGGTGCTCGGACTGATGCTCGGCGGCGGCAACGGCTCCGGCGCCCTCCACTACCTGCTGGAGGAGGCCTGGGTGGAGGGCCCGGCCGGGGCCGAGCTCTCCGACACCTTCCTGGCCGGTGTCCAGGCCAAGCTCTCCTTCGCCGAGGGCCCGCTGTACGCCGTGCTGCACGAGTCGATCTACGGCCAGCGTTCAGTGGACCAGGGCGGCACCGACTGGTCGGCCGAGCGGGTCCGCAAGGAGTTCCCGGAGTTCGACGCCCGGGCGGCGCTGGAGACCGGCGCGCCGGTGCTGTTCACCGGGGAAATGATCTACCCCTGGATGTTCGACACCGACCCGGCGCTGCGCCCGCTGAAGGAGACCGCGGACCTGCTCGCCGCCCGCACCGACTGGCCCGACCTCTACGACCCGGCGCGACTGGCCGCCAACACCGTGCCCGTCGTGGCGGCGGTCTACCACGACGACATGTACGTGGACACCGCCGACTCGCTGGAGACCGCTCGCGCGGTGCGCGGCCTGCGGACCTGGATCACCAACGAGTGGGAGCACGACGGTCTGCGGGTGAGCGGCGGCAAGGTGCTGGACCGGCTGATCAAGATGGCGCACGGCGAGGCGTAG
- a CDS encoding ATP-binding cassette domain-containing protein, with protein MIQITGLTKIHRKGAPPAVLDLTFDARPGMVTVLLGDEGAGKSTALRLMLELERGQGVTLFDGRPYRRIRRPEREVGVLLPGPGEGVAAVAGNPGRKARGHLRMLAAAVGVPVRRADELLEQTRLAAVAEQRLRTFSPGMHRRLSLAAALLGDPGTLLLDAPTEGLSPRNVEWFHSFLRSFAVAGGTVLVTTRTPREAAQLADRVVTLDRGLLVADQPVAEFCRTRLSPEVAVRGPQMTRLSDLLVSQGAEVRPDGGAGLAVAGIDRTEIGELAYRHGILLHELADRVVEQPAPRAAVPAASGRSGRLRLKPGSESAHGPAHDPAPERAHEPAHESPPEAAQPSPASSPEPSPEPGRQATLPEPTVPEFTVPEPAAKGRPRDRAAVRPTRALPVATVRAALPALAAATTSQAEPAPTSAAPAVAVDRLFRNQLTPGARPTAAADPVGTDPVRIDPVRTEPEPPRHRESAADLLTDDTVRLGRVTTSKAPATPDDHRSE; from the coding sequence ATGATCCAGATCACCGGACTGACCAAGATCCATCGCAAGGGCGCACCGCCCGCCGTGCTCGATCTGACCTTCGACGCCCGGCCGGGCATGGTGACCGTGCTGCTCGGTGACGAGGGGGCCGGCAAGTCCACCGCGCTGCGGCTGATGCTCGAACTCGAACGCGGCCAGGGCGTCACACTCTTCGACGGCCGCCCCTACCGCCGGATCCGCCGCCCCGAGCGCGAGGTCGGTGTGCTGCTGCCCGGGCCGGGGGAGGGCGTCGCGGCGGTGGCCGGGAACCCGGGGCGCAAGGCGCGCGGTCACCTGCGAATGCTTGCCGCAGCCGTCGGCGTCCCCGTACGGCGGGCCGACGAGCTGCTGGAGCAGACCCGGCTGGCCGCCGTCGCCGAGCAGCGGCTGCGCACCTTCTCGCCGGGCATGCACCGCCGGCTCTCGCTGGCCGCCGCGCTGCTCGGCGATCCCGGCACGCTGCTGCTGGACGCGCCCACCGAGGGCCTGTCCCCGCGCAACGTCGAGTGGTTCCATTCCTTCCTGCGCTCCTTCGCCGTCGCGGGCGGAACGGTGTTGGTGACCACCCGCACCCCGCGGGAGGCGGCGCAGCTCGCGGACCGGGTGGTCACTCTGGACCGCGGCCTTCTGGTGGCCGACCAGCCGGTCGCGGAGTTCTGCCGGACCAGGCTCAGCCCCGAAGTGGCCGTCCGGGGGCCGCAGATGACCCGGCTGTCCGACCTGTTGGTCAGCCAGGGCGCCGAGGTGCGCCCGGACGGCGGCGCGGGTCTCGCGGTGGCGGGCATCGACCGCACCGAGATCGGTGAACTCGCCTACCGCCACGGGATCCTGCTGCACGAACTCGCCGACCGGGTGGTCGAGCAGCCGGCGCCCCGGGCCGCCGTGCCGGCCGCCTCCGGACGCTCCGGCCGCCTCCGCCTCAAGCCGGGATCCGAGTCGGCCCACGGTCCGGCCCACGATCCGGCCCCTGAGCGGGCCCACGAGCCTGCCCACGAGTCGCCCCCCGAGGCCGCGCAGCCGAGCCCGGCGTCGAGCCCCGAGCCGAGCCCCGAACCGGGCCGCCAAGCGACCCTCCCCGAACCCACCGTCCCCGAATTCACCGTCCCCGAGCCCGCCGCGAAGGGCCGCCCCCGGGACCGCGCGGCGGTCCGGCCCACCCGCGCGCTGCCGGTCGCCACCGTGAGGGCAGCCCTGCCCGCCCTTGCCGCGGCCACCACCTCGCAGGCGGAGCCCGCCCCTACCTCCGCCGCCCCCGCCGTCGCTGTCGACCGGCTCTTCCGCAACCAGCTGACCCCCGGCGCCCGCCCCACCGCGGCCGCCGACCCCGTCGGCACCGATCCCGTCCGCATCGACCCCGTTCGTACCGAGCCCGAGCCTCCGCGCCACCGCGAGAGCGCTGCCGACCTGCTCACCGACGACACCGTCCGCCTCGGCCGGGTCACCACCAGCAAGGCCCCCGCCACCCCCGACGACCACCGGAGCGAGTGA
- a CDS encoding DUF4192 domain-containing protein, producing MNAMNNEHVILSLGPASEQRPVVMRGPADMAELLPYLLGFYPDDSIVAVGLQGPDLHQGGVIRADLPVSPAEWPAAAEETAALLVALSERHGGRPLQVLLYLCQDPGTAHAPPPVEDLRPLADHLRAAFGRRGVAVKESLCVSDDRWWSFLCRREGCCDPAGTPVRRGPDPGPAAAAATVAGLVPRGSRKAIVAGLAPVGPPEDGAQREALVRAEPVAGAVSREEGLELLEQAFAEFAAGARELDEERTARLLFALRDRLTRDRGVEYVRPAELAPAERLWRFLARRAVPPYEGCAVAPLTLLAWSSWVAGDTATARVVLGHVLRLSPDYLLAELLYESMNDGMTPGALLVAVEAQRRRREERAAAVRPEPEAEAEPGPAMGGESGPPGPGQAPAGGRRRRRGGRWKGVSTASARADRGSGCPASPGCQDSPTSAGSPSSPGRPSDPGEPRPEGSGSEPVALLPAPGCGPTPGVRPTRGVRLGRVGACASAAARSGTGLHRCRGSRRAARGARRAD from the coding sequence ATGAACGCGATGAACAACGAACACGTCATCCTGTCCCTCGGCCCGGCTTCCGAGCAGCGGCCGGTCGTCATGCGCGGTCCGGCCGACATGGCCGAACTGTTGCCCTACCTCCTGGGGTTCTACCCCGACGACAGCATCGTCGCGGTCGGCCTCCAGGGCCCCGACCTGCACCAGGGCGGGGTCATCCGGGCGGACCTCCCGGTCTCGCCCGCGGAGTGGCCCGCCGCGGCGGAGGAGACGGCAGCCTTGCTGGTCGCCCTCTCCGAGCGGCACGGTGGCCGGCCGCTCCAGGTGCTCCTCTACCTCTGCCAGGATCCCGGCACGGCGCACGCACCGCCGCCGGTGGAGGACCTGCGGCCGCTGGCCGACCACCTGCGCGCGGCCTTCGGGCGCAGGGGAGTGGCGGTCAAGGAGTCGCTGTGCGTCTCGGACGACCGCTGGTGGTCCTTCCTCTGCCGCCGGGAGGGGTGCTGCGATCCGGCGGGCACCCCGGTGCGACGCGGGCCCGATCCGGGCCCGGCGGCCGCCGCCGCGACGGTGGCCGGCCTGGTGCCGCGTGGCAGCCGGAAGGCGATCGTCGCCGGACTGGCCCCGGTCGGCCCGCCGGAGGACGGCGCGCAGCGCGAGGCGCTCGTCCGCGCCGAGCCCGTCGCGGGGGCCGTCTCCCGGGAGGAGGGCCTGGAACTGCTGGAGCAGGCCTTCGCCGAGTTCGCGGCCGGCGCTCGGGAACTCGACGAGGAGCGGACGGCGCGGCTGCTGTTCGCCCTGCGGGACCGCCTGACCCGGGACCGCGGCGTCGAGTACGTCCGGCCCGCCGAGCTCGCCCCCGCGGAACGCCTCTGGCGCTTCCTCGCCCGGCGCGCCGTGCCGCCGTACGAGGGCTGTGCGGTGGCCCCGCTCACCCTGCTGGCCTGGTCCTCCTGGGTCGCCGGGGACACGGCCACCGCCCGGGTGGTGCTCGGCCACGTGCTGCGGCTCTCTCCGGACTACCTGCTGGCCGAGTTGCTGTACGAGTCGATGAACGACGGCATGACGCCCGGGGCGTTGCTGGTCGCCGTCGAGGCCCAGCGTCGACGGCGCGAGGAGCGCGCGGCCGCCGTACGGCCCGAGCCCGAGGCCGAGGCCGAGCCCGGGCCCGCGATGGGCGGCGAGTCAGGGCCGCCTGGGCCTGGTCAGGCCCCGGCCGGCGGGCGCCGACGTCGGCGGGGTGGCCGGTGGAAGGGCGTGTCCACGGCGTCGGCCCGGGCCGATCGCGGTTCCGGCTGTCCTGCCAGCCCCGGCTGCCAGGACAGCCCCACCAGCGCTGGCAGCCCGAGCAGTCCCGGCCGTCCCTCCGATCCCGGTGAGCCGAGGCCGGAGGGGAGCGGTTCCGAACCGGTCGCCCTGCTCCCGGCGCCCGGCTGCGGCCCGACGCCCGGGGTGCGGCCCACTCGGGGCGTGCGGCTCGGCCGGGTGGGAGCCTGTGCCTCCGCCGCCGCCCGGTCCGGCACCGGGCTCCACCGGTGCCGGGGCTCCCGGCGGGCGGCGAGAGGAGCCCGTCGTGCCGACTGA
- a CDS encoding NUDIX hydrolase, which produces MSRYDPSAFPPFAVTVDLVVLTVRDHSLCALLVRRGEPPFQGYWALPGGFVRPDEGLAEAASRELAEETGLRAHSAPGHEAVGPGAAGAHLEQLATYGHPQRDPRMRVVSVAYLVLAPDLPTPRAGGDASSARWAPVSELLGESPADGVPLAFDHGLILADGVERARSKIEYSSLATAFCPTEFTVGELRRVYEAVWGVALDPRNFHRKVTGTPGFLLPSGGTTTRQGGRPAQLFTAGGATVLNPPMLRPDS; this is translated from the coding sequence ATGTCGCGCTACGATCCGTCGGCCTTCCCCCCGTTCGCTGTCACGGTTGACCTGGTGGTTCTGACGGTGCGCGACCACTCGCTCTGCGCCCTGCTGGTCAGACGCGGCGAACCGCCCTTCCAGGGGTACTGGGCACTGCCCGGCGGCTTCGTCCGCCCGGACGAGGGCCTGGCCGAAGCGGCCTCCCGCGAGCTGGCCGAGGAGACCGGCCTGCGCGCCCACTCCGCACCCGGCCACGAGGCGGTCGGCCCCGGAGCGGCCGGTGCCCACCTGGAGCAGCTCGCCACCTACGGCCACCCGCAGCGCGACCCCCGGATGCGCGTGGTCAGCGTCGCCTACCTGGTGCTCGCCCCCGACCTCCCGACCCCCCGGGCCGGCGGCGACGCCAGCAGCGCCCGTTGGGCCCCGGTCAGCGAGCTGCTCGGCGAGAGCCCGGCCGACGGAGTCCCGCTCGCCTTCGACCACGGTCTGATCCTCGCCGACGGTGTGGAACGCGCCCGTTCCAAGATCGAGTACTCCTCCCTGGCCACCGCCTTCTGCCCGACCGAGTTCACCGTGGGCGAGCTGCGCCGCGTTTACGAGGCCGTCTGGGGCGTCGCCCTCGACCCGCGCAACTTCCACCGCAAGGTGACCGGCACCCCCGGGTTCCTCCTCCCCTCCGGTGGCACGACCACCCGACAGGGCGGTCGCCCGGCCCAGCTCTTCACCGCCGGAGGCGCGACCGTCCTCAACCCGCCCATGCTCCGCCCCGACTCCTGA
- a CDS encoding TetR-like C-terminal domain-containing protein, whose amino-acid sequence METAIFEAALDQLTSGGYARLTMEGVAAAARTGKAALYRRWASKVELVIDALDSTLPRPHGVPDLGSARAELLQLIGLFTDAIGSRTGAALHALMAELSQQQAQVFKDFIVQRVIGPTKDTILDILRRGVERGDVRPDAVSPLVADVLPAMLLFQMKVLDGGVAPDFAVRLVDDVLVPMIRQP is encoded by the coding sequence TTGGAGACGGCGATCTTCGAGGCCGCGCTCGACCAGCTCACCTCCGGCGGTTACGCGCGACTGACGATGGAGGGCGTCGCCGCTGCGGCGCGGACCGGGAAGGCCGCGCTCTACCGGCGCTGGGCGTCCAAGGTCGAACTCGTCATCGACGCCCTGGACTCCACTCTCCCACGCCCTCACGGCGTCCCCGATCTCGGGTCCGCCCGCGCCGAGTTGCTGCAGCTCATCGGGCTGTTCACGGACGCGATCGGCTCCCGCACGGGTGCCGCCCTACATGCGCTGATGGCCGAGCTCTCCCAGCAGCAGGCCCAGGTGTTCAAGGACTTCATCGTGCAGCGGGTGATCGGGCCGACCAAGGACACCATCCTGGACATCCTCCGCCGCGGCGTCGAGCGCGGCGACGTCCGGCCCGACGCGGTCTCCCCACTCGTCGCCGACGTGCTCCCGGCGATGCTGCTGTTCCAGATGAAGGTCCTCGACGGAGGGGTTGCCCCCGACTTCGCGGTCCGGCTGGTGGACGACGTGCTGGTCCCGATGATCCGCCAGCCGTAG